TGCTCAACGTACTTCCCACGGTAACTCCCGTTCTCACCGTGTTCCTGGTTCTATCGGTATGGCACAAGACCCTGGTCGCGTGTTTCCTGGTAAACGTATGGCAGGTCAATACGGTAACACTAAAGCAACTGTTCAAAAATTGGAAGTTGTACGTGTTGATGCTGAACGCCAACTCTTGTTGGTTAAAGGTGCTGTTCCGGGTTCGGTTAACAGCGACGTCGTGGTTCGTCCTAGCGTGAAAGTAGGTGCGTAATGGAATTGAAAGTAATTGACGCTAAAGGACAAGTATCTGGCAGCTTGGCTGTTTCTGATGCTTTGTTTGCTCGTGAATACAATGAAGCTCTGGTTCACCAACTGGTTACTGCTTACTTGGCAAATGCCCGTTCTGGTAATCGTGCTCAAAAAACTCGTGCCGAAGTAAACCACTCTACTAAAAAACCATGGCGCCAAAAAGGTACCGGTCGTGCTCGTTCCGGTATGACTTCTTCTCCGCTGTGGCGTAAAGGTGGTCGTGCATTCCCAAACAAACCTGATGAAAACTTCACTCAAAAAGTGAACCGTAAAATGTACCGTGCCGGTATGGCGACTATTTTGTCCCAATTGGCTCGTGATGAACGTTTGTTTGCAATCGAAGCATTGACTGCTGAAACTCCTAAAACCAAAGTTTTTGCTGAACAAGTGAAAAATTTGGGTTTGGAGCAAGTTCTGTTTGTAACTAAACAGCTCGACGAGAATGTTTACTTGGCTTCACGCAACTTGCCTAACGTATTGGTTTTGGAAGCTCAACAAGTTGATCCTTACAGCTTGCTGCGTTACAAAAAAGTCGTTATCACTAAAGATGCAGTTGCACAATTAGAGGAGCAATGGGTATGAATCAACAACGTTTGACTCAAGTAATCTTGGCACCTATCGTTTCTGAAAAAAGCAACGTATTGGCTGAAAAACGTAACCAAATGACGTTTAAAGTTTTGGCAAATGCAACCAAACCTGAAATTAAAGCGGCTGTTGAGCTGCTGTTCGGCGTTCAAGTTGCAGACGTTACTACTGTTACCATTAAAGGTAAAGTTAAACGTTTTGGTCGCACTTTAGGTCGTCGCAGCGATGTTAAAAAGGCTTATGTAAGCTTGGCTGCCGGTCAAGAGTTGGATTTGGAAGCCGCTGCTGCAGCTGCAGATAAGGAATAAACAAAATGGCAATCGTTAAAATGAAGCCGACCTCTGCAGGCCGTCGCGGCATGGTTCGCGTGGTAACAGAAGGTTTGTACAAAGGTGCACCTTATGCACCTCTGCTGGAAAAGAAAAATTCTACTGCCGGTCGTAACAACAATGGTCATATCACTACCCGTCATAAAGGTGGTGGCCATAAACATCATTACCGCGTTGTAGATTTTAAACGTAACAAAGACGGTATCCCTGCAAAAGTAGAGCGTATCGAATATGACCCTAACCGTACTGCATTTATCGCGCTGTTGTGCTATGCAGATGGTGAGCGTCGCTACATCATTGCTCCTCGTGGTATTCAAGCCGGTGCAGTATTGGTTTCCGGTGCTGAAGCTGCGATCAAAGTAGGTAACACTCTGCCGATCCGCAATATTCCTGTTGGTACAACTATTCACTGTATCGAAATGAAACCAGGTAAAGGTGCGCAAATTGCACGTTCTGCTGGTGCTTCTGCGGTATTGCTTGCAAAAGAAGGTGCTTACGCACAAGTTCGTTTGCGTTCTGGTGAAGTACGCAAAATTAGCGTAAATTGCCGTGCAACTATCGGTGAAGTTGGTAACGAAGAACAAAGCCTGAAAAAAATCGGTAAAGCTGGTGCTAACCGCTGGCGTGGTATTCGTCCGACCGTTCGTGGTGTTGTAATGAACCCTGTTGATCACCCGCATGGTGGTGGTGAAGGCCGTACTGGTGAGGCTCGCGAACCGGTTAGCCCATGGGGTACTCCTGCTAAGGGCTACCGCACTCGTAATAACAAACGCACGGATAACATGATTGTTCGTCGTCGTTACTCAAATAAAGGTTAATTAGTATGGCTCGTTCATTAAAAAAAGGCCCATATGTAGACCTGCATTTGCTGAAAAAAGTAGATGCTGCTCGTGCAAGCAACGACAAACGCCCAATTAAAACTTGGTCACGTCGTTCTACCATTTTGCCTGATTTTATCGGTCTGACTATCGCTGTTCACAACGGTCGCACTCACGTGCCTGTATTCATCAGCGACAACATGGTTGGTCATAAATTAGGTGAGTTCTCATTGACCCGTACCTTTAAAGGCCACTTGGCTGATAAAAAGGCTAAAAAGAAATAAGGTGAATCATGAGAGTAAGTGCACAACATAAAAACGCCCGTATTTCAGCTCAAAAAGCTCGTTTGGTAGCTGATTTGATTCGTGGTAAAGACGTTGCCCAAGCTTTGAATATCTTGGCATTCAGCCCTAAAAAAGGTGCTGAGCTGATTAAAAAAGTATTGGAATCAGCAATCGCCAATGCCGAGCACAACAATGGTGTCGACATTGACGAACTGAAAGTGGTAACTATCTTTGTTGACAAAGGCCCAAGCTTGAAACGTTTCCAAGCTCGTGCCAAAGGTCGCGGTAACCGCATCGAGAAACAAACTTGTCATATTAACGTGACAGTGGGCAACTAAGGAAAAGCTATGGGACAAAAGATTAACCCTACAGGCTTTCGCCTGGCGGTAACTAAAGACTGGGCTTCAAAATGGTTTGCTAAAAGCACCGACTTTTCTACTGTTTTGAAACAAGATATTGATGTTCGTAATTACTTGCGTAAAAAACTGGCCAATGCTTCAGTTGGTCGCGTAGTAATCGAGCGTCCTGCTAAATCTGCACGTATTACCATTCACTCTGCTCGTCCAGGTGTGGTTATTGGTAAAAAAGGCGAGGATATCGAAATCTTGAAACGTGACTTGCAAGCTCTGATGGGTGTGCCTGTTCATGTAAATATTGAAGAGATTCGTCGTCCTGAATTAGATGCGCAAATCATTGCTGATGGTATTGCCCAGCAGCTTGAAAAACGTGTTCAATTCCGTCGTGCTATGAAACGTGCAATGCAAAATGCAATGCGTTCTGGTGCTAAAGGCATCAAGATCATGACTTCAGGCCGTCTGAATGGTGCTGATATCGCTCGTAGCGAATGGTACCGTGAAGGTCGTGTACCTTTGCATACTTTGCGTGCGAACGTAGATTATGCAACTAGCGAAGCACACACTACTTATGGTGTACTGGGTCTGAAAGTTTGGGTTTATACAGAAGGTAATATTAAATCTTCTAAACCTGAGCATGAGAAGAAACAAAGAAAGGCAGGTGGACGTAATGCTGCAGCCAACTAGACTGAAATATCGCAA
This genomic interval from Neisseria flavescens contains the following:
- the rplD gene encoding 50S ribosomal protein L4 translates to MELKVIDAKGQVSGSLAVSDALFAREYNEALVHQLVTAYLANARSGNRAQKTRAEVNHSTKKPWRQKGTGRARSGMTSSPLWRKGGRAFPNKPDENFTQKVNRKMYRAGMATILSQLARDERLFAIEALTAETPKTKVFAEQVKNLGLEQVLFVTKQLDENVYLASRNLPNVLVLEAQQVDPYSLLRYKKVVITKDAVAQLEEQWV
- the rplW gene encoding 50S ribosomal protein L23, with the translated sequence MNQQRLTQVILAPIVSEKSNVLAEKRNQMTFKVLANATKPEIKAAVELLFGVQVADVTTVTIKGKVKRFGRTLGRRSDVKKAYVSLAAGQELDLEAAAAAADKE
- the rplB gene encoding 50S ribosomal protein L2, which translates into the protein MAIVKMKPTSAGRRGMVRVVTEGLYKGAPYAPLLEKKNSTAGRNNNGHITTRHKGGGHKHHYRVVDFKRNKDGIPAKVERIEYDPNRTAFIALLCYADGERRYIIAPRGIQAGAVLVSGAEAAIKVGNTLPIRNIPVGTTIHCIEMKPGKGAQIARSAGASAVLLAKEGAYAQVRLRSGEVRKISVNCRATIGEVGNEEQSLKKIGKAGANRWRGIRPTVRGVVMNPVDHPHGGGEGRTGEAREPVSPWGTPAKGYRTRNNKRTDNMIVRRRYSNKG
- the rpsS gene encoding 30S ribosomal protein S19, whose amino-acid sequence is MARSLKKGPYVDLHLLKKVDAARASNDKRPIKTWSRRSTILPDFIGLTIAVHNGRTHVPVFISDNMVGHKLGEFSLTRTFKGHLADKKAKKK
- the rplV gene encoding 50S ribosomal protein L22 → MRVSAQHKNARISAQKARLVADLIRGKDVAQALNILAFSPKKGAELIKKVLESAIANAEHNNGVDIDELKVVTIFVDKGPSLKRFQARAKGRGNRIEKQTCHINVTVGN
- the rpsC gene encoding 30S ribosomal protein S3; translated protein: MGQKINPTGFRLAVTKDWASKWFAKSTDFSTVLKQDIDVRNYLRKKLANASVGRVVIERPAKSARITIHSARPGVVIGKKGEDIEILKRDLQALMGVPVHVNIEEIRRPELDAQIIADGIAQQLEKRVQFRRAMKRAMQNAMRSGAKGIKIMTSGRLNGADIARSEWYREGRVPLHTLRANVDYATSEAHTTYGVLGLKVWVYTEGNIKSSKPEHEKKQRKAGGRNAAAN